From the genome of Niabella agricola, one region includes:
- a CDS encoding DUF4386 domain-containing protein: MTSNSNIKMAGSFYLLSIVTGLLSVAPSVDGADYLVQAAANEYQVIIAAVFQFIISFAYLGVAVLLYPIIKKYNNHLAVGFLSCRIIAVTLCLIATVLLLAFIALSKDCEQYPSQASGAFRAIGTILKTLRDLINHVFMIGVLCIGNVLFFFLLIKAKMIPEWLSCWGIVANILSIGASALVLFKVVDIITPVYLVLNAPTVLLDLILGLWLIVKGLNHEHCNGK; this comes from the coding sequence ATGACATCCAACAGTAACATAAAAATGGCGGGTAGCTTTTACCTGCTTTCAATAGTAACGGGCTTGCTTAGCGTAGCTCCTTCGGTAGATGGGGCAGATTATCTGGTTCAGGCGGCAGCAAATGAATATCAGGTGATTATTGCTGCTGTTTTTCAATTCATCATATCGTTTGCGTATTTAGGCGTAGCGGTCTTATTATATCCCATTATCAAAAAATATAATAACCATTTAGCTGTTGGGTTTCTGAGCTGCCGGATAATTGCCGTAACCCTTTGTTTGATAGCTACAGTATTGCTGTTGGCATTTATAGCATTAAGTAAAGACTGTGAGCAGTATCCGTCTCAGGCCTCAGGAGCATTCCGGGCTATCGGAACTATATTAAAAACCTTAAGAGATTTGATCAATCACGTGTTTATGATAGGGGTATTGTGCATAGGGAATGTACTTTTTTTCTTTTTGCTGATTAAAGCAAAAATGATTCCTGAATGGCTTTCCTGTTGGGGCATAGTGGCCAATATATTGTCGATAGGTGCAAGCGCCCTGGTGTTGTTTAAAGTCGTGGATATTATAACGCCCGTCTATTTAGTGTTAAATGCGCCAACGGTTTTACTGGACCTGATACTTGGCTTATGGCTGATCGTAAAGGGGCTGAACCACGAACATTGCAATGGTAAATGA
- a CDS encoding helix-turn-helix domain-containing protein has translation MEYLFLPPPYDLNAYISHFWVGIWDVNARSSNTRHIIIANSLLEITFAFADHTRHAELLFATVQGQTDKPRQDAVPGFYKLLGVSIYAHAIPNLFGLPAAALHNEHLSLNTFLSSKADALSERIALANTTEERVGLLSDFFRARLKKTAFKDKLMLHAMHKMKLDSDVKIAELAQRSCLSQKQFNRRFKDFTGFNPKLFARIIRLEAAIKSYVPNAPLTDLAHRSGYYDQAHFIHEFKTLTDFSPGDFWKLTGD, from the coding sequence GTGGAGTACCTTTTCCTGCCACCTCCTTACGATCTTAACGCATATATTAGTCACTTTTGGGTGGGGATATGGGATGTGAATGCACGATCATCCAACACCAGGCATATCATTATTGCCAACAGTTTACTGGAAATTACCTTTGCGTTTGCGGATCATACCCGGCATGCGGAATTGCTGTTTGCCACGGTGCAGGGGCAAACCGATAAGCCGCGGCAGGATGCGGTACCGGGCTTTTATAAGTTGTTAGGCGTATCCATTTATGCGCATGCTATTCCGAATTTGTTTGGCTTGCCGGCCGCTGCGTTGCATAACGAACATCTTTCACTAAATACCTTTTTGTCGTCAAAAGCAGACGCGCTTAGCGAACGCATTGCCCTGGCAAATACGACTGAAGAACGAGTTGGCCTGCTGTCTGATTTCTTTAGAGCGCGGTTAAAAAAGACCGCGTTTAAAGACAAGCTGATGTTGCATGCTATGCATAAAATGAAATTGGATAGTGATGTTAAAATCGCTGAACTGGCACAACGGTCCTGCCTGTCGCAGAAGCAGTTTAACAGAAGATTTAAAGATTTTACCGGGTTCAATCCTAAACTATTTGCAAGAATTATCCGACTTGAAGCCGCGATCAAAAGTTATGTACCCAATGCTCCGCTCACGGACCTGGCTCACAGGAGTGGTTATTACGATCAGGCGCATTTCATTCATGAATTTAAAACGCTAACAGATTTTAGCCCCGGGGATTTCTGGAAGTTAACCGGGGATTAA
- a CDS encoding PAS domain-containing sensor histidine kinase, producing MEPETHLTACIIAAFDAVFRMSSNWDQLLSFKGTGFLATTATPAADWVQKYIPLNAQAALSGAIGRGIPERKKFRFEQRVLTADGHTGWALFTAVPLLDHLGQFLEWFVGITDITESRRATDLMQTAKLVAERQIRLYETITASTPDLIYVFDLNYRFTYANKALLTMWGKSWDEAIGKGLRENGYEDWHAEMHEREIDTVRNTKQPIRGEVSFPHAVLGRRIYDYIFTPVFNERGEVEAVAGTTRDITEIRNAEMKIAESENRFRNMAEGTDVMINVTDAQGSNRYFNRLWAVVTGRSIPSLLASGWTDLVHPDDKARLENLLKLDTGRKLRRKSEFRMIRADGSYLWLLLQVTPRFHSDGSFAGYIHSLVDITEIKENEQRKNDFISTISHELRTPLTSATGFVEILQARALTDNDQPTAAMLTIVGKQLEKMTRMLHNFLNAARFESPGMHMHIERFDFRKLLHELEDELKTTVTSHTLSFKSVEAWVAADREKIAQVIHNLISNAVKYAPGGSAITIESHVTNGRLRLTVEDTGPGIRLEDQPLIFTRFYRVRNTQTKYVSGFGIGLFICSEIIKAHDGTIAVESWPGKGSAFYFTLPLASGDPATAAVD from the coding sequence ATGGAGCCTGAAACCCATTTAACCGCATGTATCATTGCCGCATTTGATGCTGTTTTTAGAATGAGCAGCAACTGGGATCAATTGCTCAGTTTTAAAGGAACCGGTTTCCTGGCCACAACGGCCACACCTGCTGCTGACTGGGTGCAAAAGTACATTCCGTTAAATGCACAGGCCGCACTTTCCGGTGCGATCGGGAGGGGCATTCCGGAAAGGAAAAAATTCCGGTTCGAACAGCGCGTTTTAACCGCTGATGGGCACACCGGCTGGGCGCTATTCACTGCCGTTCCGTTACTGGACCACCTGGGTCAATTCCTTGAATGGTTTGTGGGGATCACTGATATTACGGAAAGCCGCCGCGCTACGGATTTGATGCAAACAGCGAAGCTTGTAGCAGAACGGCAAATCCGTTTATACGAAACCATTACGGCAAGCACACCCGACCTGATCTACGTTTTTGACCTGAACTACCGGTTCACCTATGCCAACAAGGCCCTGCTTACCATGTGGGGGAAATCATGGGATGAGGCCATCGGAAAAGGATTGCGGGAAAACGGCTATGAAGATTGGCATGCAGAAATGCACGAAAGAGAAATTGACACCGTCCGAAACACAAAACAACCCATCCGGGGAGAAGTGTCCTTTCCGCATGCCGTTTTAGGCCGGCGGATCTATGATTATATTTTTACGCCCGTATTTAATGAACGGGGCGAAGTGGAGGCCGTTGCCGGCACCACCCGGGATATTACCGAGATCCGAAATGCAGAGATGAAAATTGCGGAAAGCGAAAATCGCTTCCGTAATATGGCGGAAGGCACAGATGTAATGATCAACGTAACCGATGCACAAGGGTCAAATCGGTATTTCAACCGCCTGTGGGCCGTTGTAACGGGGCGTTCGATACCAAGCCTGCTAGCATCCGGCTGGACCGATCTCGTGCATCCGGACGACAAAGCCCGGCTTGAAAACTTACTTAAGCTGGACACCGGGAGAAAGCTTCGCCGGAAATCCGAATTCCGTATGATCAGGGCAGACGGCTCTTACCTGTGGTTACTGCTGCAGGTAACACCCCGCTTCCATTCCGATGGTTCCTTTGCAGGCTATATTCATTCATTGGTTGACATTACCGAAATCAAGGAAAACGAACAACGCAAAAATGATTTTATCAGTACCATCAGTCATGAATTGAGAACACCGCTTACCTCTGCAACCGGCTTTGTTGAAATACTCCAGGCCAGGGCCTTAACCGACAACGATCAGCCCACTGCAGCAATGCTGACCATTGTTGGCAAACAACTTGAAAAGATGACGCGTATGCTCCACAACTTTTTGAATGCGGCCCGCTTTGAATCACCTGGCATGCATATGCATATCGAGCGGTTTGATTTTCGTAAGCTGTTACACGAATTGGAAGATGAACTTAAAACAACCGTTACCAGCCATACGCTTTCTTTTAAATCCGTAGAAGCCTGGGTTGCTGCCGACCGGGAGAAGATCGCCCAGGTTATTCATAACCTGATCAGCAATGCGGTTAAATATGCACCGGGCGGCTCCGCCATCACCATCGAAAGTCATGTAACAAACGGCCGGCTGCGACTGACTGTTGAAGACACCGGCCCGGGGATCCGCCTTGAGGACCAGCCCCTGATCTTTACACGGTTTTACCGGGTCCGGAACACGCAGACAAAATACGTGTCGGGATTCGGCATCGGCCTGTTTATATGCAGCGAAATTATAAAGGCGCACGACGGAACAATTGCAGTAGAAAGCTGGCCCGGAAAAGGCAGTGCTTTTTATTTCACATTGCCGCTCGCTTCCGGCGACCCTGCAACAGCCGCCGTAGATTGA
- the ligD gene encoding DNA ligase D: protein MSLTKYRQKRDPAKTPEPFGKEKADSNLLHFVVQKHAASHLHYDFRLEMRGVLKSWAVPKGPSTDPKIKRLAMMVEDHPYDYRNFEGIIPKGQYGGGTVMVWDEGTFTDADLEDQPKAAQEKHLLHGLLSGKIKFLLHGKKLKGAFALVRAPGRGENAWLLMKLDDRYSSVKDILLKDKSVQSGKTIEKIAATSRNIYGQAPPGTATKKKSASKTSSAKRASSVTASAPLEETLAADATALLAKAKRGKMPADIKPMLATLVDQPFDDPDWLYEIKWDGYRTLAFIKNGQARLLSRNNKSFDKKFYPIYDIISKWKLNAVFDGEIVALNEQGGSNFNVLQNWRSEADAELAFYVFDILWYNGKNLMGLPLAERQVILKAVLPAGNDHIRLSNVFHVPGTEMFAAAQKMGLEGIMAKRADSVYTADLRSKEWLKIKVHKRQEVIIAGFTKNAGTSKTFSALLLAVYDKGKLRYAGKVGTGFSDKLQKDMMKTFEPLITDRSPFSEKIDVDKPSRFRQRMGAKPTWLRPKLVCEISFAEVTEDGVFRHPSFEGMRGDKKAGKVIRETEANTQKIVHEVNDQQQPAAVLMKPPKDQRRKTLLNPTNETQVRTINGRALKFTNLSKVFWPKEGYTKRDLFNYYYQVAEYMLPYLKDRPQSLNRFPNGINKPGFYQKDVKGKSPDWVKTFPYTTSDGENKEFLVGDDEATLLWMAALGCIEMNPWFSRIQSPDHPDYCVLDLDPDKNSFDQVIRVAVTIKEVLSAIDVPCFCKTSGSTGIHIYIPLGAKYTYDQSQMFGRLIAGVVQQQYPSFTSLERIVKNRKGKMYLDFLQNRPGATLACPYSLRPKPGATVSMPLHWNELKPGLKMTDFTIKNAVHRVRETGDLFKPVLGKGIHLESALKKYQQLFEQ from the coding sequence ATGTCGCTCACAAAATACCGGCAAAAACGCGATCCCGCCAAAACGCCCGAGCCCTTTGGAAAAGAAAAAGCAGACAGCAATTTGCTGCACTTTGTAGTACAAAAACATGCAGCCTCACATCTTCATTATGATTTTCGTCTTGAAATGCGCGGGGTATTGAAAAGCTGGGCCGTGCCAAAGGGCCCGTCTACCGACCCGAAGATAAAACGGCTGGCAATGATGGTGGAAGATCATCCCTATGATTACCGCAATTTTGAAGGTATCATCCCCAAAGGGCAATATGGTGGCGGAACTGTAATGGTTTGGGATGAAGGCACTTTTACGGATGCGGATCTGGAAGATCAACCAAAGGCTGCGCAGGAAAAGCACCTGCTTCATGGTTTGCTTAGCGGAAAAATAAAATTTTTGCTCCACGGCAAAAAATTAAAAGGAGCATTCGCGCTCGTTCGTGCGCCGGGCCGCGGAGAGAATGCGTGGTTATTGATGAAACTGGACGACCGGTATTCCTCTGTAAAGGATATATTATTAAAGGACAAATCCGTCCAGTCGGGCAAAACCATTGAAAAAATAGCAGCAACCAGTAGGAATATTTACGGCCAGGCGCCGCCGGGCACCGCAACAAAAAAAAAGTCAGCGTCCAAAACATCATCCGCAAAACGCGCTTCTTCCGTAACAGCCAGTGCGCCCCTTGAAGAGACGTTGGCAGCAGATGCAACCGCATTGCTGGCAAAAGCCAAACGCGGCAAAATGCCTGCAGACATCAAGCCCATGCTTGCAACCCTCGTGGATCAGCCTTTCGACGATCCGGACTGGCTTTATGAGATCAAATGGGATGGCTACCGAACCCTGGCTTTTATAAAAAACGGACAAGCCCGGCTATTGTCCCGGAATAATAAATCTTTCGATAAAAAATTTTATCCGATTTATGATATTATCAGTAAGTGGAAGCTCAATGCTGTATTCGATGGGGAAATTGTTGCTTTAAACGAACAGGGCGGTTCCAATTTCAATGTCCTGCAGAACTGGCGCAGTGAAGCGGATGCGGAACTGGCATTTTACGTATTTGATATTCTTTGGTACAATGGCAAAAACCTGATGGGACTACCGCTTGCCGAACGGCAGGTTATCTTAAAGGCGGTGTTGCCCGCCGGCAACGATCATATCCGTCTTAGTAATGTGTTCCATGTGCCGGGTACGGAAATGTTTGCAGCAGCTCAAAAAATGGGCCTGGAAGGTATAATGGCAAAGCGGGCCGACAGCGTTTATACAGCAGACCTGCGCAGCAAAGAGTGGCTGAAGATCAAGGTTCATAAACGACAGGAGGTGATCATTGCCGGCTTTACAAAGAACGCCGGCACCTCCAAAACGTTTAGCGCCCTTCTGCTGGCAGTGTATGATAAGGGCAAGCTGCGTTATGCCGGCAAGGTTGGAACCGGCTTTTCTGATAAGCTGCAAAAAGACATGATGAAAACCTTTGAGCCCCTTATTACAGACCGATCACCTTTCAGTGAAAAAATTGACGTAGACAAACCTTCCCGGTTCAGGCAGCGCATGGGCGCAAAACCAACCTGGCTCAGGCCAAAGCTCGTTTGCGAGATCTCTTTTGCGGAAGTCACGGAGGACGGCGTTTTCCGGCACCCTTCCTTTGAAGGCATGCGTGGCGATAAAAAGGCCGGGAAGGTTATTCGTGAAACCGAAGCCAATACCCAAAAAATAGTGCACGAAGTTAATGACCAGCAGCAGCCGGCCGCCGTGCTGATGAAACCACCTAAAGATCAACGCCGGAAAACCTTACTGAATCCAACCAACGAAACGCAGGTGCGTACGATCAATGGCCGTGCGTTGAAATTTACCAACCTGAGCAAGGTATTCTGGCCAAAGGAGGGATACACAAAAAGAGACCTGTTTAATTACTATTACCAGGTTGCAGAGTACATGCTTCCTTACCTGAAAGACCGGCCGCAATCGCTTAACCGTTTTCCCAACGGCATCAACAAGCCCGGCTTTTACCAAAAGGATGTAAAAGGCAAATCTCCCGATTGGGTAAAAACATTCCCTTATACAACAAGCGATGGGGAAAATAAAGAATTCCTGGTGGGCGATGATGAGGCTACATTGCTGTGGATGGCCGCTTTGGGCTGCATTGAAATGAATCCCTGGTTCAGCCGGATTCAATCACCGGATCATCCGGACTATTGTGTGCTCGACCTGGATCCGGATAAAAACAGTTTTGACCAGGTGATACGGGTGGCGGTGACGATCAAAGAGGTATTGAGTGCCATCGACGTACCCTGTTTTTGCAAAACCTCGGGATCCACCGGCATCCATATCTATATCCCTTTAGGGGCAAAATACACCTACGACCAATCTCAAATGTTCGGACGTTTGATAGCAGGCGTGGTGCAACAGCAATACCCGTCTTTTACAAGCCTGGAACGGATCGTAAAAAACAGGAAGGGGAAAATGTACCTCGACTTCCTGCAGAACCGGCCCGGAGCCACACTGGCTTGTCCGTACTCACTGCGTCCAAAACCGGGGGCCACTGTTTCGATGCCCCTGCATTGGAATGAATTAAAACCCGGTCTGAAGATGACGGATTTTACCATTAAAAATGCCGTGCATCGCGTTAGAGAAACCGGCGACCTGTTTAAGCCCGTATTGGGCAAGGGAATTCATCTTGAGTCCGCGTTAAAGAAGTATCAGCAATTATTTGAGCAGTAG
- a CDS encoding DUF3606 domain-containing protein yields the protein MADNKKIRDGRDRSNVSGSEKYEIQFFKDKLGVSGQAVIGAIKATGTNNRKILEQYLKKRHVNHK from the coding sequence ATGGCAGACAATAAAAAAATCCGCGACGGGCGCGACCGCAGTAACGTAAGCGGATCCGAAAAATATGAAATACAGTTCTTCAAAGACAAACTGGGCGTATCCGGCCAGGCCGTGATCGGCGCCATAAAAGCAACAGGCACCAACAACCGGAAAATCCTGGAGCAATACTTAAAAAAAAGACATGTAAATCATAAATAA
- a CDS encoding mechanosensitive ion channel family protein, translating to MKAEEWLHRMYAWMIKHGPAVLLALVVLLLGLWLIRLFSAYLSRVMQKRQVDRSLKPFLQSMVILLLRVLLLLAVMQIAGVTMTLFAALVTSFGVAAGLALSGTLQNFASGVLILFLKPFRAGDHIIAQGQEGAVTEIRIFYTIVTTFDNRIVVIPNSKLSNEVIVNVSASGNRRLDIELKFTNGVDYEQVKRVIDQAIDDAGSILHEPPKRIGISSLEPDGYKVMLNLWVSAHGFIDIKLQFQERLLQRLKQSGLPLPGM from the coding sequence ATGAAAGCGGAGGAATGGTTGCACAGGATGTATGCCTGGATGATAAAGCACGGACCTGCTGTGCTGCTGGCCCTGGTGGTATTGCTGCTAGGCTTATGGCTGATACGGCTCTTTTCAGCATATCTAAGTCGTGTGATGCAGAAACGGCAGGTCGACCGTTCACTAAAGCCCTTTCTTCAAAGTATGGTGATACTGCTGCTCCGGGTATTGTTGTTACTGGCTGTTATGCAGATAGCAGGCGTTACCATGACGCTGTTTGCCGCGCTCGTAACCTCTTTTGGAGTGGCAGCCGGACTGGCGCTTTCCGGTACCTTACAGAATTTTGCCAGCGGTGTGCTCATTCTTTTTCTAAAACCGTTCAGAGCGGGCGATCATATTATTGCCCAGGGCCAGGAAGGTGCGGTAACTGAAATCCGGATCTTTTATACGATCGTTACCACCTTCGATAACCGGATCGTAGTGATCCCCAACAGCAAACTGTCTAATGAAGTAATTGTTAACGTGAGCGCATCCGGCAATCGCCGGCTGGACATTGAGCTGAAGTTTACAAATGGCGTCGATTATGAACAGGTAAAGCGAGTCATCGATCAGGCCATTGACGATGCTGGCAGCATTCTTCATGAACCGCCCAAGCGGATCGGCATTTCTTCTTTGGAGCCGGATGGCTACAAGGTGATGCTGAACCTATGGGTCAGCGCACATGGTTTTATCGATATCAAGCTCCAGTTCCAGGAAAGGCTGCTGCAGCGCCTGAAACAATCAGGACTGCCACTGCCGGGGATGTAA